A portion of the Streptococcus urinalis 2285-97 genome contains these proteins:
- the glmS gene encoding glutamine--fructose-6-phosphate transaminase (isomerizing), with product MCGIVGVVGNRNATDILMQGLEKLEYRGYDSAGIFVCNEKTSSLVKSVGRIADLRAKIGIDVAGSTGIGHTRWATHGQATENNAHPHTSQNDRLVLVHNGVIENYLQLKNEYLNGHVLNGETDTEIVVHLIGQFVSDGLSVLEAFKKALHLIEGSYAFALVDSENPDTVYVAKNKSPLLIGLGQGYNMVCSDAMAMIRETSEFMEIQDKELVVLKKESVEVFDYDGNAVERESYTAELDLSDIGKGTYPFYMLKEIDEQPTVMRRLISKYTDKDGNMMIDPEIIKSIQEADRLYILAAGTSYHAGFASKSMLEKLTDKPVELGVSSEWGYNMPLLSKKPMFILLSQSGETADSRQVLVKANEMGIPSLTVTNVPGSTLSREATYTMLLHAGPEIAVASTKAYTAQVAALAFLAKAVGEANQNVLAKSFDLVHELSIVAQAIESTLSEKELIASKVENLLATTRNAFYIGRGNDYYVAMEASLKLKEISYIQCEGFAAGELKHGTISLIEDRTPVIGLISASEVVASHTRGNIQEVAARGANVLTVVEEGLEREGDDFVVNKVHPLLSTIAMVVPTQLIAYYASLQRGLDVDKPRNLAKAVTVE from the coding sequence ATGTGTGGAATTGTTGGTGTTGTCGGAAATCGTAATGCTACAGATATATTAATGCAAGGACTTGAAAAACTTGAATACCGTGGTTATGATTCAGCAGGTATTTTTGTATGTAACGAAAAGACTTCTTCACTAGTTAAGTCTGTAGGTCGTATTGCTGATTTAAGAGCTAAGATTGGAATTGACGTTGCAGGATCAACAGGTATTGGTCATACGCGTTGGGCAACACATGGTCAAGCTACTGAAAATAATGCTCATCCTCATACTTCACAAAATGATCGCTTAGTTCTTGTTCATAATGGCGTTATTGAAAATTATTTACAACTTAAAAATGAGTATTTAAATGGTCATGTTCTCAATGGTGAAACAGATACTGAGATTGTTGTTCACTTAATTGGACAATTTGTTTCAGACGGTTTATCAGTACTTGAAGCCTTCAAAAAAGCTTTACATCTTATCGAAGGTTCTTATGCATTTGCTTTAGTTGATTCTGAAAATCCAGATACAGTCTATGTTGCTAAAAACAAGTCTCCTTTATTGATTGGTTTAGGTCAAGGTTACAATATGGTCTGTTCTGATGCAATGGCAATGATTCGTGAAACATCTGAATTTATGGAAATTCAAGATAAGGAATTAGTTGTTTTAAAAAAAGAAAGCGTAGAAGTTTTTGATTACGACGGAAATGCTGTTGAAAGAGAATCCTATACTGCTGAATTAGATTTATCAGACATTGGTAAAGGAACTTATCCTTTTTATATGTTAAAAGAAATTGATGAACAACCAACAGTGATGCGTCGACTCATTTCAAAATATACAGATAAAGATGGCAATATGATGATTGACCCAGAAATTATCAAATCCATTCAAGAAGCTGACAGATTATATATTTTGGCAGCAGGAACTTCTTATCATGCAGGCTTCGCTTCAAAATCAATGCTCGAAAAATTAACGGATAAGCCTGTAGAATTAGGTGTATCTTCTGAATGGGGTTACAATATGCCACTCTTAAGTAAAAAACCGATGTTTATCTTGCTTAGTCAATCAGGTGAAACCGCAGATAGCAGACAAGTTTTAGTTAAAGCAAACGAAATGGGAATTCCTAGTCTAACCGTAACAAATGTTCCAGGATCAACCTTATCTCGTGAAGCAACTTATACAATGCTATTACATGCCGGACCAGAAATAGCTGTTGCATCAACTAAAGCATATACAGCACAAGTTGCTGCTTTAGCATTTTTAGCTAAAGCTGTTGGTGAAGCTAACCAAAATGTTTTAGCAAAATCCTTTGATTTAGTACATGAACTCTCCATTGTAGCACAAGCTATTGAGTCTACTTTATCAGAAAAAGAATTAATTGCTTCAAAAGTAGAAAACCTTTTAGCAACAACCAGAAATGCTTTTTATATTGGTCGTGGAAATGATTATTATGTCGCGATGGAAGCTTCGCTTAAATTAAAAGAAATTTCTTATATTCAATGTGAAGGATTTGCAGCTGGAGAATTAAAACACGGCACGATTTCACTAATAGAAGATAGGACACCAGTTATTGGCTTAATTTCAGCAAGTGAAGTAGTTGCCTCTCATACTCGTGGTAATATTCAAGAAGTAGCAGCACGTGGAGCAAATGTTTTAACAGTAGTTGAGGAAGGACTTGAGCGTGAAGGTGATGACTTTGTTGTTAATAAAGTTCACCCATTATTGTCCACTATTGCAATGGTTGTTCCAACTCAACTAATTGCTTACTATGCTTCTTTACAACGTGGACTTGATGTTGATAAACCTAGAAATCTAGCAAAAGCTGTCACTGTAGAATAA
- a CDS encoding TVP38/TMEM64 family protein, which produces MILQKSRRYIFFQRLIQFLGFLALIGSFVLVVWFYRLGILNDNNALKDLVKRHDVWGPLIFILVQIFQIVFPVIPGGVTTVAGFLIFGPWLGFVYNYIGIIIGSAILFLIVRRFGRRFILLFVNEKTFYKYEAKLETKGYEKFFIFCMAAPFSPADIIVMITGLSNMTFKRFLAIISVTKPISIVAYSYLWIFGGSILKRFLP; this is translated from the coding sequence ATGATATTACAAAAGTCAAGAAGATATATTTTTTTTCAGCGATTGATTCAATTTTTGGGATTTTTAGCATTAATTGGATCCTTCGTATTGGTTGTTTGGTTTTATCGTTTAGGTATTCTAAATGATAATAATGCGCTTAAAGATCTTGTTAAACGTCATGATGTTTGGGGCCCTTTGATTTTTATTTTGGTGCAAATTTTCCAAATTGTTTTTCCTGTTATTCCTGGGGGAGTTACTACTGTAGCAGGTTTTCTTATTTTTGGACCTTGGTTAGGTTTTGTTTATAATTATATAGGTATTATTATCGGTAGTGCTATTCTCTTTTTAATAGTTAGACGATTTGGTCGCCGATTTATTCTTTTGTTTGTCAATGAAAAGACGTTTTATAAATACGAAGCAAAGTTGGAGACAAAAGGCTATGAAAAATTTTTTATTTTTTGTATGGCTGCTCCATTTTCACCAGCCGATATTATAGTTATGATCACTGGATTGAGTAATATGACATTTAAACGCTTCTTGGCTATTATTTCAGTGACTAAACCAATCTCAATTGTGGCTTATAGTTATTTGTGGATATTTGGCGGTAGTATATTAAAACGATTTTTACCATAA
- the pyk gene encoding pyruvate kinase yields MNKRVKIVATLGPAVEIRGGKKFGDDGYWGESLDVESSAKKIASLIEAGANVFRFNFSHGDHQEQGDRMATVRRAEEMARQKVGFLLDTKGPEMRTELFEDDAKEYSYVTGERIRVATEQGIKSTRDVIALNVAGSLDIYDEVLVGHTILIDDGKLGLRVIEKDIATREFVVEVENDGIIAKQKGVNIPNTKIPFPALAERDNADIRFGLEQGLNFIAISFVRTAKDVQEVRDICKETGNEHVQLFAKIENQQGIDNIDEIIEAADGIMIARGDMGIEVPFEMVPVFQKMIITKVNAAGKAVITATNMLETMTEKPRATRSEVSDVFNAVIDGTDATMLSGESANGKYPLESVRTMATIDKNAQTLLSEYGRLDSSKFPRNNKTDVIASAVKDATQSMDIKLVVTITETGNTARAISKFRPESDILAVTFDEKVQKALMINWGVIPVLSERPASTDDMFEVAERVALQSGLVQSGDNIVIVAGVPVGTGGTNTMRVRTVK; encoded by the coding sequence ATGAATAAACGCGTAAAAATCGTTGCAACACTTGGCCCAGCTGTTGAAATCCGTGGTGGTAAAAAATTCGGTGATGATGGTTATTGGGGTGAAAGTTTAGACGTTGAAAGCTCAGCTAAAAAAATCGCTTCATTGATTGAAGCAGGAGCTAATGTTTTCCGTTTTAACTTTTCACATGGTGATCACCAAGAACAAGGTGATCGTATGGCAACTGTACGTCGTGCTGAAGAAATGGCTCGCCAAAAAGTAGGTTTCCTATTAGATACTAAAGGACCTGAAATGCGTACAGAATTATTTGAAGATGATGCTAAAGAATATTCATATGTAACTGGCGAACGCATTAGAGTTGCTACTGAGCAAGGTATTAAATCAACACGTGATGTTATTGCTCTTAATGTTGCAGGTTCACTTGATATTTATGATGAAGTATTAGTAGGTCATACAATTCTTATCGATGATGGTAAACTTGGTTTACGTGTTATTGAAAAAGATATTGCTACTCGTGAGTTTGTTGTTGAAGTTGAAAATGATGGCATTATCGCAAAACAAAAAGGTGTTAATATTCCAAATACAAAAATTCCTTTCCCAGCTTTAGCTGAACGTGATAACGCTGATATTCGTTTTGGTCTTGAACAAGGTTTGAACTTTATTGCGATCTCATTTGTTCGTACTGCAAAAGATGTTCAAGAAGTTCGTGACATTTGTAAAGAAACTGGAAACGAACATGTACAATTATTTGCAAAAATTGAAAACCAACAAGGTATTGACAATATTGATGAAATTATTGAAGCTGCAGATGGTATCATGATTGCTCGTGGTGACATGGGTATCGAAGTTCCATTTGAAATGGTTCCAGTATTCCAAAAAATGATTATTACTAAAGTTAATGCTGCTGGTAAAGCTGTCATCACTGCAACAAACATGCTTGAAACAATGACTGAAAAACCTCGTGCTACACGTTCAGAAGTTTCAGATGTCTTCAATGCTGTTATTGACGGTACAGATGCAACAATGCTATCTGGTGAGTCAGCTAATGGTAAATACCCATTAGAATCAGTTCGTACAATGGCTACAATTGATAAAAATGCTCAAACATTGTTAAGTGAATATGGACGTTTAGATTCTTCTAAATTCCCACGTAACAATAAAACTGATGTTATTGCATCAGCTGTTAAAGACGCTACTCAATCTATGGATATCAAATTAGTCGTTACTATTACTGAAACTGGTAATACAGCACGTGCTATTTCTAAATTCCGTCCAGAATCTGACATTTTAGCTGTTACTTTTGATGAAAAAGTTCAAAAAGCTTTGATGATTAACTGGGGTGTTATTCCAGTTCTTTCTGAGAGACCAGCATCAACAGATGATATGTTCGAAGTTGCAGAACGTGTTGCATTACAATCTGGATTAGTTCAATCTGGAGACAACATTGTTATCGTTGCAGGAGTACCAGTTGGTACTGGTGGAACTAATACAATGCGTGTTCGTACTGTAAAATAA
- the lepB gene encoding signal peptidase I, producing the protein MVKRDFIRNILLVLLAIVIFILLRIFVFSTYRVTNEASSSFLHEKDVVTIKKSVEPKRKDFIVYKVNNKKYLSRVIAKEGDTVTFMDDIFYLNNKIEEQPYIDKLKSDYISSAPMGSLFTNDFTVSTITKGKYDKIPKDYYLVLNDNRQNKQDSREFGFIKKDQIKGVVTFRLLPLKQFGFVKVE; encoded by the coding sequence ATGGTAAAACGCGACTTTATTAGAAATATTTTATTAGTATTATTAGCAATAGTTATTTTTATATTGTTAAGGATTTTTGTTTTTTCAACTTATCGTGTTACGAATGAGGCAAGCAGTAGTTTTTTACATGAAAAAGATGTCGTTACGATAAAAAAGAGTGTTGAACCAAAACGAAAAGACTTTATCGTATATAAAGTAAACAATAAAAAATACCTTAGCCGTGTCATTGCCAAAGAAGGCGACACCGTAACGTTTATGGATGATATTTTCTATTTAAATAATAAAATAGAAGAACAACCGTATATTGATAAACTTAAATCTGATTATATTTCCAGTGCTCCAATGGGGAGCTTATTTACAAATGATTTTACAGTATCAACAATTACAAAAGGGAAATATGATAAAATACCAAAAGATTATTACCTGGTTTTAAATGATAATCGTCAAAATAAACAAGATAGTCGTGAATTTGGTTTTATTAAAAAAGATCAGATAAAAGGAGTCGTGACATTTAGATTATTACCATTAAAACAATTTGGGTTTGTAAAAGTAGAGTAA
- a CDS encoding ABC transporter ATP-binding protein, translating to MSQLIQFHHVSKNYKNKTAIDDITLAIPPGKIIGLLGPNGSGKTTFIKLLNGLLQPSCGEIVIDGYHPSVKTKKIISYLPDTSYLQENLKIRDTLAFFKDFYEDFNLEKANRLLKDLKLDCNQTLSSLSKGDKEKIQLLLVMSRQAKLYILDEPIGGVDPAARDYILRTIINNYSEDASVLLATHLISDVEPILDEVILLNNGQMILQGNCDDLREKHSKSIDRLFRDIYKITREA from the coding sequence ATGTCGCAATTAATACAGTTTCATCATGTGTCTAAAAACTACAAAAATAAGACTGCCATTGATGACATTACTTTAGCAATTCCACCTGGTAAAATTATTGGCTTATTAGGTCCAAATGGTAGCGGAAAAACAACTTTTATCAAATTACTAAATGGTCTTTTACAACCTAGTTGTGGTGAAATTGTTATTGATGGGTACCATCCATCAGTTAAAACCAAAAAAATAATTTCTTACTTGCCTGATACCAGTTATCTTCAAGAGAATCTTAAAATTCGAGATACACTTGCTTTTTTCAAGGACTTTTATGAAGATTTTAATCTAGAAAAAGCCAATCGTTTGTTAAAAGATTTAAAATTAGATTGTAATCAAACTTTGAGTAGTTTGTCTAAAGGTGACAAAGAAAAGATTCAACTTTTGCTCGTTATGAGTCGTCAGGCAAAACTTTATATTTTGGATGAACCTATTGGGGGGGTTGATCCTGCTGCAAGAGACTATATTTTAAGAACTATTATCAATAATTACTCAGAAGACGCTTCTGTTCTTCTTGCAACTCATCTTATTTCTGATGTTGAACCAATCTTAGATGAGGTCATTTTACTTAATAATGGTCAAATGATTTTGCAGGGAAATTGTGATGACCTCCGCGAAAAACATAGTAAATCTATCGATCGTCTTTTTAGGGATATTTATAAAATTACAAGGGAGGCGTAA
- the pfkA gene encoding 6-phosphofructokinase yields the protein MKRIAVLTSGGDAPGMNAAIRAVVRKAISEGMEVYGINHGYAGMVEGDIFPLDSKNVGDKISRGGTFLYSARYPEFATLEGQLAGIEQLKKNGIEGVVVIGGDGSYHGAMRLTEHGFPAVGIPGTIDNDIAGTDYTIGFDTAVNTAVEAIDKLRDTSSSHGRTFVVEVMGRNAGDIALWAGIASGADQIIVPEEEFDINKVAANIKDDFEQKGKNHHIIIVAEGVMSGEKFAQELKAAGDNSDLRVTNLGHILRGGSPTARDRVIASWMGSHAVELLKAGRGGLAIGIHNEELVESPILGTAEENALFTLSDDGKIIVNNPHKARLDFAELNRDLSL from the coding sequence ATGAAACGTATTGCTGTTTTAACCAGTGGTGGAGATGCCCCTGGTATGAATGCTGCTATTCGTGCAGTTGTTCGTAAAGCAATTTCAGAAGGAATGGAAGTTTACGGTATTAACCATGGTTACGCTGGTATGGTTGAAGGGGATATTTTCCCATTAGATTCAAAAAATGTTGGCGATAAAATTTCACGTGGTGGGACTTTCTTATACTCAGCTCGTTATCCAGAATTTGCAACATTAGAAGGTCAACTTGCTGGGATTGAGCAACTTAAGAAAAATGGTATTGAAGGTGTCGTTGTTATCGGTGGAGATGGTTCTTACCATGGTGCTATGCGTCTTACTGAGCATGGATTTCCAGCAGTAGGTATCCCAGGCACGATAGATAATGATATTGCAGGTACAGATTATACTATTGGTTTTGACACAGCAGTTAATACTGCCGTAGAAGCTATCGATAAATTACGTGACACGTCTTCAAGTCATGGTCGTACATTTGTTGTTGAAGTTATGGGTCGAAATGCTGGTGATATTGCACTTTGGGCTGGTATTGCTAGTGGTGCAGATCAAATTATCGTACCTGAAGAAGAGTTTGATATCAACAAAGTTGCTGCCAATATTAAGGATGACTTTGAACAAAAAGGAAAAAATCATCATATTATCATTGTTGCAGAAGGTGTTATGAGTGGTGAAAAATTTGCTCAAGAACTTAAAGCTGCAGGTGATAATAGTGATCTTCGTGTAACAAACTTGGGTCATATTCTTCGTGGCGGTTCACCAACTGCTAGAGATCGTGTTATTGCTTCATGGATGGGATCACATGCTGTTGAATTACTAAAAGCAGGCCGTGGAGGTCTTGCAATTGGTATTCACAATGAAGAATTAGTTGAAAGCCCAATTCTTGGTACAGCAGAAGAAAATGCTTTATTTACTTTATCAGATGATGGAAAAATCATTGTTAATAATCCGCATAAAGCACGTTTAGATTTTGCTGAATTAAACAGAGATTTATCTTTATAA
- a CDS encoding GntR family transcriptional regulator — translation MSWNFDEKSPIYSQIAQHIKLQIISQEIKAGQQLPTVRELAETAGVNPNTMQRAFSELEREGIVYSQRTSGRFVTDDQSLISQKRHELAKEELKTFVETMNQMGFETEEIIPALELYLKEKL, via the coding sequence ATGTCTTGGAATTTTGATGAAAAATCTCCAATATACTCGCAAATTGCACAGCATATTAAGCTACAAATAATCAGTCAGGAAATTAAAGCTGGTCAACAATTACCAACTGTAAGAGAATTAGCTGAAACTGCTGGAGTCAATCCAAATACTATGCAACGTGCATTTAGTGAATTAGAACGAGAAGGAATCGTTTATTCACAAAGGACGTCTGGTCGATTTGTGACAGATGACCAATCATTGATTTCGCAAAAGCGTCATGAACTTGCTAAGGAAGAATTAAAAACTTTTGTTGAAACGATGAATCAAATGGGATTTGAAACTGAAGAAATCATACCTGCATTAGAATTGTATTTAAAGGAGAAACTATAG
- a CDS encoding DNA polymerase III subunit alpha, whose amino-acid sequence MIAQLDTKTVYSFMESLIDIDHYILESKKLGYEAIGIMDKDNLYAAYHFIEKANAANLKPILGLELGLTYRDQTYDLYLIALNTNGYQNLLKLSSLQMSNALTFEKFLDFKENLAIIINYYSGIEELTLPFDFYIGVCEDSPILQTQKKLIPIHTVRYFNQDDTESLQVLKAIKENTLLRETSSIDNHQFLLSKANLQAKFEQKFPNALETLNTLVATINYQFDKSLKLPRFNREIPAKDQLRQLTEKGLKQKNLWQKDYQERLSEELGIISKMGFDDYFLIVWDLLRFGREKGYYMGMGRGSAAGSLVAFSLDITGIDPVKNDLLFERFLNEERFTMPDIDIDLPDIYRSDFLHYVRDKYGSQHAAQIVTFSTFGAKQALRDVLKRFGIPEYELSQFTKKIGFKDDLNQVYEKNIAFKQLINSKLEYQKAFQVAKRIEGNPRQTSIHAAGIVMSDDNLTDHIPLKMGDEMMITQYDAPAVEAVGLLKMDFLGLRNLTLIQKMKEKLLDDKGISIKIEDINLEDKETLTMFANGDTRGIFQFEQNGAIQLLKRIKPSSFEEVVATTSLNRPGASDYIDNFVNRKFGHEKIDLLDPSIASILESTYGIMLYQEQVMQIAQVFAGFTLGKADLLRRAMSKKNLAEMKKMEDSFIKGAIANHHDEAKAIDLFDRMVKFAGYGFNRSHAFAYSALAFQMTYFKAHYPDIFYDIMLNYANGDYLTDAINSGFKIAKMNINTIPFTDKIKHNQIYLGLKQIKNQPRDFSYWIIENRPFRHIEDFLTRLPEKYQQKELILPLVKIGLFDQFEKNRRKIEENLNGLIIFVQELGSLFADSSFSWVECQDYNEAEKFQAEVEVLGVGVSPHPLLKIASLKGNKATSISQLTVNKVETILVEIQSIRLIRTKTNGQQMAFLSVSDLKNKCDVTIFPETYYQVKHLLKEGQYYYLEGKIQERDGRLQMILNKASIATSETFWILAESHLNDNKISSILENYKGNIPVIIHYQDTKETIQSQVHFIEKSEYLQKKLKQFTLKTVFQ is encoded by the coding sequence ATGATTGCCCAATTAGATACTAAAACGGTTTATTCGTTTATGGAAAGTTTGATTGATATTGATCATTATATATTAGAATCAAAGAAGCTTGGTTATGAAGCTATTGGTATCATGGATAAAGACAATCTTTACGCAGCATATCATTTTATCGAAAAAGCAAATGCGGCAAATTTAAAACCCATTCTTGGTTTAGAACTAGGATTAACCTATCGTGATCAGACTTATGACCTTTATCTGATTGCTTTAAATACTAATGGCTACCAAAATCTCTTAAAACTTTCTAGTTTACAGATGTCTAATGCTTTAACTTTTGAAAAGTTTCTTGATTTTAAAGAAAATCTAGCTATTATTATTAACTATTATTCTGGTATTGAAGAATTGACACTTCCTTTTGATTTTTATATTGGTGTTTGCGAAGACTCTCCGATACTTCAGACTCAAAAGAAATTAATACCTATTCACACTGTAAGGTATTTCAATCAAGATGATACTGAAAGTCTACAAGTTTTAAAAGCTATCAAAGAAAATACTTTACTAAGAGAAACTAGTTCTATTGATAATCATCAATTTCTTTTATCCAAGGCTAATTTGCAAGCTAAGTTTGAACAGAAATTCCCAAATGCTCTTGAGACTTTAAATACGTTAGTAGCAACTATTAATTATCAGTTTGATAAGTCTTTAAAATTACCGAGATTTAATAGAGAAATTCCAGCAAAAGACCAATTGCGTCAGTTAACTGAAAAAGGCTTAAAACAAAAAAACTTATGGCAAAAAGATTACCAAGAAAGACTTAGCGAAGAACTTGGAATCATTTCAAAAATGGGTTTTGATGATTATTTTTTGATTGTTTGGGATTTACTAAGATTTGGCCGTGAAAAAGGTTATTATATGGGGATGGGACGTGGATCTGCCGCAGGAAGTTTAGTAGCTTTTTCACTAGATATCACAGGAATTGATCCCGTCAAAAATGATTTGCTTTTTGAACGCTTTTTAAATGAAGAACGTTTTACAATGCCAGATATTGATATTGACCTTCCTGATATTTATCGAAGTGATTTTCTTCATTATGTGAGAGATAAATATGGTAGTCAACATGCTGCTCAAATTGTTACTTTTTCTACTTTTGGTGCCAAACAAGCTTTAAGAGATGTTTTGAAACGATTTGGTATTCCAGAATATGAATTGTCTCAATTTACCAAAAAAATTGGCTTTAAAGATGATTTAAACCAAGTTTATGAAAAAAACATTGCCTTTAAACAATTAATAAATTCAAAATTAGAATATCAAAAAGCATTTCAAGTTGCTAAAAGAATTGAAGGTAATCCTAGACAGACCTCGATTCATGCTGCAGGTATTGTCATGTCAGATGATAATTTGACAGATCATATTCCTCTAAAAATGGGTGATGAAATGATGATCACTCAATATGATGCTCCAGCAGTTGAAGCAGTTGGGCTTTTGAAAATGGATTTTTTAGGTCTTAGAAACCTGACATTGATTCAAAAGATGAAAGAAAAGCTTTTAGATGACAAAGGCATTTCAATAAAGATTGAAGATATCAATTTAGAAGACAAAGAAACATTAACCATGTTTGCAAATGGTGATACAAGAGGAATTTTTCAATTCGAACAAAACGGAGCAATACAACTTTTGAAACGTATTAAACCTTCTAGTTTTGAGGAAGTTGTCGCTACAACAAGTTTAAATAGACCAGGTGCTAGTGATTATATTGATAATTTTGTTAATCGTAAATTTGGTCACGAAAAAATTGATTTACTTGATCCGTCTATTGCAAGTATTTTAGAGTCGACCTATGGCATTATGCTTTATCAAGAGCAAGTGATGCAGATTGCACAGGTATTTGCTGGTTTTACTTTAGGTAAAGCAGATTTGCTAAGAAGAGCAATGTCTAAAAAGAATCTAGCAGAAATGAAAAAAATGGAAGATTCCTTTATTAAAGGTGCAATTGCTAATCACCATGATGAAGCCAAAGCTATTGATTTATTTGATAGAATGGTTAAATTTGCCGGTTATGGGTTTAACAGGAGTCATGCCTTTGCTTATTCTGCTTTAGCTTTTCAAATGACTTATTTCAAAGCACATTATCCTGATATTTTTTATGATATCATGCTTAATTATGCTAATGGTGATTACCTAACAGATGCTATTAATTCAGGTTTTAAGATTGCAAAAATGAATATTAATACGATTCCATTTACAGATAAAATTAAGCATAACCAAATCTATTTAGGATTAAAACAAATAAAAAATCAACCTAGAGATTTTTCATATTGGATTATAGAAAATAGACCTTTTCGACATATTGAAGATTTCTTGACACGTTTACCTGAAAAATACCAACAAAAAGAACTTATTCTACCATTAGTAAAAATTGGTCTTTTTGATCAATTTGAAAAAAATCGTCGAAAAATTGAAGAAAACCTAAATGGCTTGATTATTTTTGTACAAGAATTAGGTAGTTTATTTGCAGATTCTTCGTTTAGTTGGGTGGAATGTCAAGATTATAACGAAGCTGAAAAATTTCAAGCAGAAGTAGAAGTCTTAGGCGTAGGAGTTAGTCCTCATCCTTTACTAAAGATTGCTAGTTTAAAAGGAAATAAAGCAACTTCTATTTCCCAATTGACAGTTAATAAAGTTGAAACAATTTTGGTAGAAATTCAATCCATACGATTAATCCGAACTAAGACAAATGGACAACAAATGGCCTTTTTATCAGTTAGTGATTTAAAAAATAAATGTGATGTAACTATTTTTCCAGAAACCTATTATCAAGTAAAACATCTTTTAAAAGAAGGACAATATTACTATTTAGAAGGAAAAATTCAAGAAAGAGATGGACGTCTCCAAATGATTCTAAATAAAGCATCTATTGCCACAAGTGAAACCTTCTGGATTCTTGCTGAATCGCATCTTAATGATAATAAAATTTCTAGTATTTTAGAGAATTATAAAGGCAATATACCAGTTATTATTCATTATCAAGATACCAAAGAAACAATCCAAAGTCAGGTGCATTTTATTGAAAAATCGGAGTATTTACAGAAAAAATTAAAACAATTTACATTGAAAACGGTTTTTCAGTAA